In Halorubrum sp. PV6, a single window of DNA contains:
- a CDS encoding tRNA uridine(34) 5-carboxymethylaminomethyl modification radical SAM/GNAT enzyme Elp3 — protein sequence MSTDAATEGDAGSDGDDGEPEAFVRACEHLVDRILDGEIGRDELESAKLDACSEFSSPKVPKNTEILDHAPQEARDDVIEVVQRKPVRTASGVSPVAIMTSPKLCPHGKCLYCPGGPASEFSSAQSYTGHEPAAARGEQNDYDPYGQVTLRLEQLRKIGHPVDKVELILMGGTMTARSHDYQEWFVKRALQAMNDYDLDKEPEPAEGESFAPAPEETSFEYLEDVIARNETNEIRNIGTTFETKPDWCDPEQIDRMLDLGGTKVEVGVQTTYERINREMHRGHGNEASRNANRRLRDAAFKVGFHMMPGQPGMTKEMCIEDFRQIFENSDWRPDYLKIYPTLVVEGTRVYDRWRREEFEPLSNEEAADVVAEAMDQIPKYTRLQRVQRDIPADFIEGGVWKSNLRQLADQRAEEKGITQRDIRAREVGHNDADPEPDDVELDVMTYEAGGGTEHFISFEDPVRDLLVGFCRLRFPSFAPGQPGAPGTETDAIRPELEDAALLRELHVYGSEVAIGGDGDWQHQGYGRKLLERAEETAREAGYRKLAIISGIGAREYYRTKLGYHQDGPYVSKRL from the coding sequence ATGAGTACTGACGCGGCGACCGAGGGGGACGCCGGAAGCGACGGCGACGACGGCGAACCCGAGGCGTTCGTCCGGGCCTGCGAACACCTCGTCGACCGGATTCTCGACGGGGAGATCGGTCGCGACGAGTTGGAATCCGCCAAACTCGACGCCTGTTCCGAGTTCTCTTCGCCGAAGGTGCCGAAGAACACCGAAATCCTCGATCACGCCCCGCAAGAGGCCCGCGACGACGTGATCGAAGTCGTCCAGCGGAAGCCGGTCCGAACCGCGTCCGGCGTCTCTCCGGTCGCGATCATGACCTCCCCGAAGCTGTGTCCGCACGGGAAATGCCTCTACTGTCCGGGCGGGCCGGCCTCGGAGTTCTCCTCGGCGCAGTCGTACACGGGCCACGAGCCCGCCGCGGCCCGCGGCGAGCAGAACGACTACGACCCGTACGGGCAGGTCACGCTCCGACTCGAACAGCTCCGGAAGATCGGCCACCCGGTCGATAAGGTCGAACTCATCCTGATGGGCGGGACGATGACCGCTCGCTCGCACGACTATCAAGAGTGGTTCGTCAAGCGCGCCCTGCAGGCGATGAACGACTATGATCTCGACAAAGAGCCCGAGCCGGCCGAAGGCGAGTCGTTCGCGCCCGCCCCCGAAGAGACCTCCTTCGAGTACCTCGAAGACGTGATCGCGAGAAACGAGACCAACGAGATCCGCAACATCGGGACGACGTTCGAGACGAAACCCGACTGGTGTGACCCCGAACAGATCGACCGAATGCTCGATCTCGGGGGGACCAAAGTCGAGGTCGGCGTCCAGACCACCTACGAGCGGATCAACCGCGAGATGCATCGCGGCCACGGCAACGAGGCCTCGCGCAACGCCAACCGCCGCCTCCGCGACGCCGCGTTCAAAGTCGGCTTCCACATGATGCCCGGTCAGCCGGGGATGACGAAGGAGATGTGTATCGAGGATTTCCGACAGATCTTCGAGAACTCCGACTGGCGGCCGGACTACCTGAAGATCTACCCGACGCTCGTCGTCGAGGGGACGCGGGTGTACGACCGCTGGCGCCGCGAGGAGTTCGAACCGCTCTCGAACGAGGAGGCTGCAGACGTCGTCGCCGAGGCGATGGACCAGATTCCGAAGTACACCCGGCTCCAGCGCGTCCAGCGCGACATTCCGGCCGACTTCATCGAGGGCGGCGTCTGGAAGTCGAACCTCCGGCAGCTCGCCGACCAGCGCGCCGAGGAGAAGGGGATCACCCAGCGGGACATCCGCGCCCGCGAGGTCGGTCACAACGACGCCGACCCGGAGCCCGACGACGTGGAACTCGACGTCATGACCTACGAGGCCGGCGGCGGGACGGAACACTTCATCTCCTTCGAAGACCCCGTTCGGGACCTCCTCGTCGGGTTCTGTCGCCTGCGGTTCCCCTCCTTCGCGCCCGGCCAGCCCGGCGCACCCGGCACCGAAACCGACGCGATCCGCCCCGAACTGGAAGACGCCGCGCTGCTCCGCGAACTCCACGTGTACGGCAGCGAAGTCGCCATCGGCGGCGACGGCGACTGGCAGCATCAGGGGTACGGCCGAAAGCTCCTCGAACGCGCCGAGGAGACCGCCCGCGAGGCCGGCTACCGCAAACTCGCGATCATCTCCGGAATCGGGGCGCGAGAGTACTACCGGACCAAGCTCGGCTACCACCAAGACGGCCCGTACGTCTCGAAGCGGCTCTGA
- a CDS encoding DUF790 family protein: MLRKDLLRVSRAGGGYRPQFTTRDHRPLAATVLETVESHVGERRGDVDDALEALESDAAARNGDFKLVRGLAALVERECVFETRAPVPPRRVRRAVFEAAEAVGVATETEREMAIASAADGLGITPDAVERSLYADREQNEVLVDADVRWGPDALLEQYDLSLAQTALFDATEVRVRSNDPKRLVSAVKRLRLMYEVETTPEGRELVVTGPDALFSRTRRYGSAFARLLRTVAGSADWELTATIDDRGRERTMRLSDGDVTVPGVEPVVEPAFDSGVEADFAGRFRGLDLDWTLVREPEPLETGARVMIPDFAFDYDHADFRLFFEVMGFWTPEYVEKKLDQLADVEDVDLLVAVDESLGVGEEIVARDHRVVSYSGTVRVKDVVDVLREYEAEFVAEAAAALPDAFEPDDDVITVGELADRHGVSESAVEDGPFPDHERVGRTLVRPAVLDRIADEITDGVELSAVEAALESYDIDDTSALLSVLGYRVEWEGLGGGTVRRKE; encoded by the coding sequence GTGCTCCGGAAGGACCTCCTGCGCGTCTCTCGGGCCGGCGGCGGCTACCGGCCGCAGTTCACCACCCGAGACCACCGCCCGCTCGCGGCGACGGTCTTAGAGACCGTCGAGTCGCACGTCGGCGAGCGGCGCGGCGATGTCGACGACGCGCTGGAGGCGTTAGAGAGCGACGCGGCCGCTCGGAACGGCGACTTCAAGCTCGTCCGGGGGCTCGCCGCGCTCGTCGAACGCGAGTGCGTCTTCGAGACGCGCGCGCCGGTCCCCCCGCGCCGGGTCCGACGAGCCGTGTTCGAGGCCGCGGAAGCGGTCGGCGTCGCGACCGAGACGGAACGCGAGATGGCGATTGCGAGCGCCGCCGACGGCCTCGGGATCACGCCCGACGCCGTCGAGCGCTCGCTGTACGCCGACCGCGAGCAGAACGAGGTGCTGGTCGACGCCGACGTGCGGTGGGGCCCGGACGCCTTGCTCGAACAGTACGACCTGTCGTTAGCCCAGACCGCACTCTTCGACGCCACCGAGGTCCGGGTGCGCTCGAACGACCCCAAGCGGCTCGTCTCGGCGGTCAAGCGGCTCCGACTCATGTACGAGGTGGAGACGACGCCGGAGGGGCGCGAACTCGTCGTCACCGGCCCCGACGCGCTGTTCTCCCGCACTCGTCGCTACGGGAGCGCCTTCGCGCGGCTGCTCCGGACCGTCGCGGGGTCGGCGGACTGGGAGCTGACAGCGACGATCGACGACCGTGGTCGCGAGCGCACCATGCGCCTCTCCGACGGCGACGTGACCGTGCCGGGCGTCGAGCCGGTCGTGGAGCCGGCGTTCGACAGCGGGGTCGAGGCCGACTTCGCCGGGCGGTTCCGCGGCCTCGATCTCGACTGGACGCTGGTCCGGGAGCCGGAGCCGCTCGAAACCGGAGCGCGGGTGATGATCCCCGACTTCGCGTTCGACTACGACCACGCCGACTTTCGGCTCTTCTTCGAGGTGATGGGGTTTTGGACCCCCGAGTACGTCGAGAAGAAACTCGATCAACTCGCGGACGTGGAGGACGTGGACCTGCTCGTCGCCGTCGACGAGAGCCTCGGCGTCGGCGAGGAAATCGTCGCCCGCGACCACCGAGTCGTGTCCTACTCCGGCACGGTTCGGGTAAAAGACGTCGTCGACGTGCTTCGCGAGTACGAGGCAGAGTTCGTCGCCGAGGCGGCCGCGGCGCTGCCCGACGCCTTCGAGCCGGACGACGACGTGATCACCGTCGGTGAGCTGGCGGACCGACACGGCGTGAGCGAGTCGGCGGTCGAAGACGGCCCGTTTCCGGATCACGAGCGCGTGGGCCGGACGCTCGTTCGGCCGGCGGTGCTCGACCGCATCGCCGACGAGATAACCGACGGCGTGGAATTGTCGGCGGTCGAGGCGGCCTTAGAGTCGTACGACATCGACGACACGAGCGCGCTCCTCTCGGTTCTCGGCTATCGCGTCGAGTGGGAGGGGCTCGGTGGCGGCACCGTCAGACGGAAGGAGTAG
- a CDS encoding DoxX family protein encodes MVTNIQTQLLGRDISFPVEESRFAYWLVVMRLIVGWWFLHAGLDKFLAWPFDAGWFVGGAAAQTSLGPVVTLFADGILLSFTNIMVPLGQTLIGLGLIVGALTRLAAFFGAFLMTFFYFINGETGGWAHGVITGDLLGLLIFAMIATLGAGRVLGVDAYLAKTAFVRNHPRLRYFIG; translated from the coding sequence ATGGTAACTAACATTCAAACGCAGTTGCTCGGTAGAGACATATCGTTCCCGGTCGAGGAGTCGCGATTCGCGTACTGGCTCGTCGTGATGCGACTGATCGTCGGGTGGTGGTTCCTGCACGCGGGGCTCGATAAATTCCTCGCGTGGCCGTTCGACGCGGGGTGGTTCGTCGGCGGCGCGGCGGCCCAGACGAGCCTCGGCCCCGTCGTGACCCTGTTCGCGGACGGGATCCTGTTATCGTTTACCAACATCATGGTCCCGCTGGGACAGACCCTGATCGGGCTCGGCCTGATCGTCGGCGCGCTGACGCGGCTCGCCGCGTTCTTCGGCGCGTTCCTGATGACGTTCTTCTACTTCATCAACGGCGAGACGGGCGGGTGGGCACACGGCGTGATCACCGGCGACCTACTCGGGCTGCTGATCTTCGCGATGATCGCGACGCTCGGCGCCGGCCGCGTCCTCGGCGTGGACGCCTACCTCGCGAAGACGGCGTTCGTCCGAAATCATCCGCGGCTGCGGTACTTCATCGGCTAA
- a CDS encoding RsmB/NOP family class I SAM-dependent RNA methyltransferase: MNPLARYEPLVDDAAAFRAACDRPLPSVVRVNEMAASPARVRDAFDEEGVAYEPVDWHDGLFRLPDGNPGGNWPYVHGWTHGQEEVSVLPGLALDPQPGDRVWDACAAPGSKTTQIADAMDDRGTVVANDNNLGRLSALRHNAERLGITNTIVTNQDARNFSTKPLAFDEFDRALVDAPCSCEGTCRKNPDVVDQWTLDHVHGVAGIQKGILARAVQATRPGGTVVYSTCTFAPEENEAVLDHVLAAEDCELVEFDLPVETVPGVTEWEEETYDESVTRAHRVYPHHNDTGGFFCAKLRVGGTEVGA, from the coding sequence ATGAATCCGTTAGCGCGGTACGAGCCGCTCGTCGACGACGCGGCGGCGTTCCGCGCGGCCTGTGACCGACCCCTGCCGTCGGTCGTCCGCGTGAACGAGATGGCGGCCTCGCCCGCCCGCGTCCGCGACGCGTTCGACGAGGAGGGCGTGGCGTACGAGCCGGTCGACTGGCACGACGGGCTGTTTCGGCTTCCGGACGGGAACCCCGGCGGCAACTGGCCGTACGTCCACGGCTGGACGCACGGCCAGGAGGAGGTGTCCGTGCTCCCCGGTCTCGCGCTCGACCCGCAACCGGGCGACCGCGTCTGGGACGCCTGCGCGGCGCCCGGCAGCAAGACCACCCAGATCGCCGACGCGATGGACGACCGGGGGACGGTCGTCGCGAACGACAACAACCTCGGGCGGCTCTCCGCGCTCCGGCACAACGCCGAGCGACTGGGGATCACGAACACCATCGTCACGAACCAGGACGCGCGCAACTTCTCGACGAAGCCGCTCGCGTTCGATGAGTTCGACCGGGCCTTGGTCGACGCCCCGTGTTCCTGTGAGGGGACCTGCCGGAAGAACCCGGACGTGGTCGACCAGTGGACGCTCGACCACGTCCACGGCGTCGCCGGGATTCAAAAGGGAATCTTAGCCCGCGCCGTGCAGGCGACCCGCCCCGGCGGAACTGTCGTCTACTCCACCTGCACGTTCGCGCCCGAGGAAAACGAGGCCGTCCTCGATCACGTCCTCGCGGCCGAAGACTGCGAACTCGTTGAGTTCGACCTCCCGGTCGAGACGGTTCCCGGCGTGACGGAGTGGGAAGAGGAGACGTACGACGAGTCGGTGACGCGCGCACACCGCGTGTACCCACACCACAACGACACCGGCGGATTCTTCTGTGCGAAACTGCGCGTCGGCGGCACGGAGGTGGGCGCGTGA
- a CDS encoding proteasome assembly chaperone family protein produces the protein MASISVLEDGVSLDAPTLVEGFPGIGLVGKIATDNLIEAHDMVHYANVHCSALPRVAVYHEADPSLTTPVRLYADADRDLVALRSDVPVNPDAATQVAGCLDTWFAEHDVLPVFLSGLGREKGEEPPALYGIATGDGGEALARADIDRPTEPGLVSGPTGAMLAESLERGRDAVGLVVESDPRFPDPEAARTLLVQGIDPIAGIETPTDELVTKATEIRNAKQAFAKQMQEATQESSQAEPLKMFQ, from the coding sequence ATGGCGAGTATCTCAGTGCTTGAAGACGGGGTGTCGCTGGACGCGCCGACGCTGGTCGAAGGGTTCCCCGGCATCGGGTTGGTCGGGAAGATCGCCACGGACAACCTGATCGAAGCCCACGACATGGTCCACTACGCCAACGTTCACTGCAGCGCGCTTCCGCGGGTGGCCGTCTACCACGAGGCGGACCCGTCGCTGACGACGCCGGTCCGGCTGTACGCCGACGCCGACCGCGATCTCGTCGCGCTCCGCAGCGACGTGCCGGTGAATCCAGACGCCGCGACCCAGGTCGCCGGCTGCCTCGACACGTGGTTCGCGGAACACGACGTGTTGCCCGTGTTCCTCTCCGGGCTCGGCCGCGAGAAGGGCGAGGAACCACCCGCCCTCTACGGCATCGCGACGGGAGACGGCGGTGAGGCCCTCGCTCGCGCCGACATCGACCGACCGACCGAGCCGGGGCTCGTCTCCGGGCCGACGGGTGCGATGCTCGCGGAGTCGTTAGAGCGTGGCCGCGACGCGGTCGGGCTCGTCGTCGAGTCGGACCCGAGGTTCCCGGACCCGGAGGCGGCGCGGACGCTCCTCGTCCAGGGGATCGACCCGATAGCGGGGATAGAGACGCCGACCGACGAACTCGTCACCAAGGCGACCGAAATCCGGAACGCAAAGCAGGCGTTCGCAAAGCAGATGCAGGAGGCGACACAGGAGAGCTCGCAGGCGGAACCGCTGAAGATGTTCCAGTAG